A stretch of the Capsicum annuum cultivar UCD-10X-F1 chromosome 8, UCD10Xv1.1, whole genome shotgun sequence genome encodes the following:
- the LOC124886654 gene encoding anaphase-promoting complex subunit 1-like — translation MTADSEWETFQSVITRIFKESDHTSEKLSDSVSCSSWEFLINSRYHKQYNKSYPISGFSETSIDRQGLYSPVSSMGTSETAGNSLYTELVAETLDTLHTAYESLKLDNLRKCISDPSSKRIPPSLFRWLESCLKHGCSSSSVSHLPSLIFRDGSSVVNWGRKIVPFYCLLCSAELLGKRLSSGVSFVVASGSYNTPEELTVLSMVGERVGLQQLDLLPAGVSLPLRDALDKCRDSPPMDWPAASYVLLGREDLAFSCLAYSRKSVELEPHLSVNMTCMSTPYMLNLHPVTIPSSISDTIQSGDKKLEDVDSVAGYVADGMEHIFNSGIQLRYGHDLQLNEVSLLILCMTENRCLQALFVVDTTLPRF, via the exons ATGACTGCTGATTCTGAGTGGGAAACCTTTCAAAGTGTAATAACACGAATATTCAAGGAGTCTGATCATACTTCTGAAAAACTTTCAGATTCTGTTTCATGCTCTTCATGGGAATTTCTTATTAACAGCAGATATCATAAGCAATACAACAAAAGTTATCCAATATCTGGATTTTCAGAAACTTCAATTGATCGGCAGGGATTGTATTCACCTGTATCATCCATGGGTACATCAGAGACTGCTGGAAATTCATTATATACTGAATTAGTGGCGGAGACCCTAGATACACTGCATACTGCATACGAAAGTTTGAAACTAGACAATCTCCGTAAATG TATCTCTGACCCATCTTCCAAGAGAATTCCACCTAGTTTATTTAGGTGGCTTGAGTCCTGCTTGAAGCATGGGTGCAGTTCTTCTAGTGTTAGTCATCTCCCATCTTTGATCTTCAGAGATGGAAGTTCTGTTGTCAACTGGGGACGGAAAATTGTACCGTTCTATTGCCTGTTATGCAGCGCTGAGCTTTTAGGGAAGAGGTTATCGTCTGGTGTTTCTTTTGTTGTTGCATCTGGATCGTATAATACTCCGGAGGAACTAACTGTCTTGTCAATGGTTGGAGAAAGAGTAGGTCTGCAGCAGTTAGACTTGTTACCTGCTGGAGTCTCTCTTCCTCTGCGAGAT GCATTGGATAAATGCCGTGACTCTCCTCCAATGGATTGGCCTGCTGCTTCATATGTTCTTCTTGGCCGGGAGGATTTGGCTTTCTCATGCTTAGCATATTCAAGAAAATCTGTGGAGCTTGAGCCCCATTTGAGTGTAAATATGACATGTATGTCCACTCCTTACATGTTGAACCTGCATCCGGTGACAATTCCGTCCTCAATATCTGACACAATACAGTCAGGAGATAAAAAGCTAGAGGATGTAGATTCTGTTGCGGGATATGTGGCTGATGGTATGGAGCATATTTTCAACTCTGGCATCCAGTTACGTTATGGTCATGATCTGCAATTGAATGAGGTTAGCTTATTGATTTTGTGCATGACTGAAAATAGATGTTTGCAGGCACTGTTTGTAGTAGATACAACCCTGCCTCGCTTTTAG